From a region of the Methanobacterium sp. genome:
- a CDS encoding zinc-ribbon domain-containing protein yields MVTTEEIKKKLEEKRKEQDFGESDNLEDEKTGYLICKECNGYYKLQKGESPGSFDKCSCGGELIYTESLDEFFDEPIDESVEPSSDSDVAVVCPSCGKENPAKNKFCTECGQQLQD; encoded by the coding sequence ATGGTGACAACTGAAGAAATTAAAAAGAAGTTAGAGGAAAAAAGAAAAGAACAAGATTTTGGTGAATCTGACAATTTAGAAGATGAAAAAACAGGATATTTAATTTGTAAAGAGTGTAATGGGTATTATAAACTACAAAAAGGCGAATCTCCAGGTAGTTTTGATAAATGTAGTTGTGGCGGAGAATTAATTTATACCGAATCTCTTGATGAATTCTTTGATGAACCCATAGATGAATCCGTTGAACCTTCATCAGATTCTGATGTGGCAGTTGTTTGCCCATCCTGTGGAAAAGAGAATCCTGCTAAAAATAAGTTTTGCACAGAATGTGGTCAACAACTACAAGATTAA
- a CDS encoding winged helix-turn-helix transcriptional regulator, whose protein sequence is MMLNPEHCCDLSEELEELFKALGNINRLLLIYRMTSGEIEKISVTEMAHMIGLTQPAASQHLKILKTANILNAEKKGNYIYYTFNHSAMINHKKKIDFLFGCVLSKCEKNE, encoded by the coding sequence ATGATGTTGAATCCTGAACACTGTTGTGATCTATCAGAAGAATTGGAAGAGCTGTTTAAAGCACTCGGAAACATCAACCGACTGTTATTAATTTACAGAATGACATCCGGCGAAATAGAAAAGATAAGCGTTACAGAAATGGCACATATGATAGGTTTAACCCAACCTGCAGCATCACAACATCTTAAAATACTAAAAACTGCCAATATATTAAACGCAGAAAAGAAAGGAAACTACATTTACTATACATTCAACCATAGTGCCATGATAAACCATAAAAAAAAGATTGATTTTTTATTTGGATGTGTTTTATCAAAATGCGAAAAAAATGAGTGA
- a CDS encoding adenylosuccinate synthetase → MTCSILVGGGWGDEGKGKCITYLCYNDKPDIIARAGVGPNAGHSVEFKGDKYGLRLTPSGFFHKDARLLIGAGVLVDPEVFMHELDYLNKYNVRGRTFADYRCAIIEEKHKAQDKASDHLSKKIGSTGTGCGPANADRVNRSIKRAEDILEMKDFLTDVPREVNEALDDERDVFIEGSQGFGLSLYYGTYPFVTSKDTTASTAAADVGVGPTRIDDVIVVFKSYITRVGEGPFGTEISQEEAEKLGLEEYGTVTGRRRRVGTFDMDLARESCMINGATQIALTCVDKIFPQCERVKDYSKLSGEVKKFVAEIEGETGVPVTIISTGPDLEDTIDLRDELL, encoded by the coding sequence ATGACATGTAGTATATTAGTCGGTGGCGGCTGGGGAGATGAAGGTAAAGGAAAATGTATCACTTACCTTTGTTACAACGATAAACCTGATATAATAGCAAGGGCAGGAGTAGGCCCAAATGCAGGACATTCTGTCGAATTTAAAGGCGATAAATATGGATTAAGATTAACTCCTTCTGGATTTTTCCATAAAGACGCAAGATTACTTATAGGTGCAGGAGTACTCGTAGATCCTGAAGTCTTCATGCATGAACTTGATTATTTAAATAAATATAATGTCAGAGGTAGAACATTCGCAGATTATAGATGTGCAATTATAGAAGAAAAGCATAAAGCACAAGATAAAGCTTCAGATCATTTATCTAAAAAAATAGGAAGTACTGGAACAGGATGTGGACCAGCAAACGCAGATAGGGTAAATAGAAGTATAAAACGTGCTGAAGACATTTTGGAAATGAAAGATTTCTTAACTGATGTTCCTCGTGAAGTAAATGAAGCGTTAGATGATGAAAGAGACGTTTTTATTGAAGGATCACAGGGTTTTGGACTATCACTCTATTATGGTACATATCCATTTGTTACAAGCAAAGATACAACAGCAAGTACTGCAGCAGCTGATGTAGGCGTGGGACCAACTCGTATTGATGATGTAATTGTAGTATTTAAATCATACATCACACGTGTTGGAGAAGGGCCATTTGGCACTGAAATTTCCCAAGAAGAAGCTGAAAAATTGGGTTTAGAAGAGTATGGGACTGTAACGGGCAGAAGAAGAAGAGTTGGAACCTTTGATATGGATCTAGCTCGAGAATCATGCATGATAAATGGAGCTACCCAAATAGCCTTAACATGTGTTGATAAGATTTTCCCACAATGTGAAAGAGTAAAAGATTATTCAAAACTTTCTGGAGAAGTCAAAAAATTTGTGGCAGAAATTGAAGGAGAAACTGGAGTACCAGTAACCATTATTTCAACAGGTCCAGATCTTGAAGATACAATTGATTTAAGGGATGAACTTCTTTAA
- the lon gene encoding endopeptidase La → MKEMNVNKELSILVIPDTVLLHETNMTLKISKKIGSEIYQRVAKDDFYGIAVATKDGTGELYTESDLYNVGTLIRVEGVQKSRDFYQIRAEIIERVEIEKIVPEGVDYRATYKFVPDIMDLNSEEQKEMLKHIRHLVSEISENFKGSKTYVDHIKKLDDLTKVIAYVFPYMRLSLKEKQALLEMRSLKEKSLKFMDILIEQKESIKFQMEIAAKFNEEVNKKNRETMLKEQLRVIQEELSETEGVSGKKDYRELIEEANMPADVKEVAIEEVHKLERQGPHSSEENVIRNYLDLLVSLPWGESEIKDINIEAARKILDEKHYGLDKVKDRIIQHLTVMKLKQNKQGSILLLVGPPGTGKTSLGRSIAEALERKYVRISLGGVKDESEIRGHRRTYLGALPGRIIQGMKRATERNPVFILDEVDKLMASYSGDPASALLEVLDPEQNNTFSDHYLEVPYDLSDVFFIATANSLRGIPGPLRDRMEIIEIGSYTNHEKFRIAKDHLIELVLEEHGLDNTQLQIDDEALKTIIEKYTREAGVRGVKRQLSAVARVASEKVVRGTVEMPYMVKEDMLYDILGHEIAQIHQAGKKNPPGVVTGLAWTPVGGDILFIEGAFMPGTGKLTLTGQLGDVMKESAKISQTLIRSRLAFNLKHVEFDKKDLHIHVPSGAIPKDGPSAGVALLTTIASLVTGHEVDSKLAMTGEISLRGAVLPVGGIKEKVIAAHRAGIKRVILPKDNKKDLDDIPEDVKDELEFIFAETVEDVIKETIGIELPKPMMIDTPTNPVTGGTGA, encoded by the coding sequence ATGAAAGAAATGAACGTTAATAAAGAATTATCCATATTAGTTATACCTGATACAGTCCTATTACATGAAACTAATATGACTCTCAAGATAAGTAAAAAAATAGGGAGTGAAATATACCAGCGAGTTGCAAAAGACGATTTTTACGGTATTGCAGTAGCTACTAAAGATGGAACTGGAGAATTATACACAGAATCTGATTTATATAATGTTGGAACATTAATTAGAGTGGAAGGAGTCCAAAAATCAAGAGATTTTTATCAAATACGCGCAGAAATCATAGAAAGAGTAGAAATAGAAAAAATAGTTCCTGAAGGCGTAGATTACAGGGCAACTTATAAATTCGTTCCAGATATCATGGACTTAAACTCTGAAGAGCAGAAAGAAATGCTAAAACACATAAGACACTTAGTATCAGAGATAAGTGAAAATTTCAAGGGTTCAAAAACTTATGTTGACCATATAAAGAAATTAGATGACCTTACAAAGGTTATTGCCTATGTATTTCCATACATGAGATTATCACTTAAAGAAAAACAAGCATTACTTGAAATGCGCTCTTTAAAAGAAAAAAGCTTAAAATTCATGGACATTTTAATTGAACAAAAAGAATCAATAAAATTCCAAATGGAAATAGCTGCTAAATTCAATGAAGAAGTGAACAAAAAGAACAGAGAAACAATGCTTAAAGAGCAGTTAAGAGTTATACAAGAAGAATTAAGTGAAACAGAGGGAGTTTCAGGCAAAAAAGATTACAGGGAACTAATTGAAGAAGCAAATATGCCTGCAGATGTAAAAGAAGTGGCAATAGAAGAAGTTCACAAATTAGAAAGACAGGGACCTCACAGCTCAGAAGAAAATGTCATCAGAAACTACTTAGACCTGTTAGTCAGCCTTCCATGGGGTGAAAGCGAGATTAAAGACATTAACATCGAAGCTGCAAGGAAAATACTGGATGAAAAACACTATGGGCTTGATAAAGTAAAAGACCGTATAATCCAACATCTTACAGTAATGAAACTAAAACAAAACAAACAAGGATCAATTCTATTGTTAGTAGGACCTCCAGGAACCGGTAAAACCAGTTTAGGAAGAAGTATTGCTGAAGCTCTGGAGCGAAAATATGTTAGAATCAGTCTGGGCGGTGTCAAAGACGAATCAGAAATTAGAGGACACAGAAGAACATATCTGGGAGCGTTACCTGGCCGAATCATCCAGGGAATGAAGCGTGCAACAGAAAGAAATCCTGTATTTATCTTAGATGAAGTAGACAAACTAATGGCATCATACAGCGGTGACCCTGCAAGCGCCTTATTAGAAGTTTTAGACCCTGAACAAAACAATACATTCTCAGATCACTACTTAGAAGTGCCATATGATTTATCTGACGTATTCTTCATTGCTACAGCAAACTCATTAAGAGGTATCCCTGGACCTTTAAGGGATCGTATGGAAATAATCGAAATTGGAAGTTATACCAACCATGAAAAGTTTCGTATAGCAAAAGACCATTTAATTGAATTGGTACTTGAAGAACACGGTCTGGATAACACCCAGCTTCAAATTGATGATGAAGCATTAAAAACAATCATAGAAAAATATACTCGAGAAGCAGGAGTAAGAGGTGTCAAACGCCAATTATCAGCTGTTGCAAGGGTAGCATCAGAAAAAGTTGTTAGGGGTACAGTTGAAATGCCTTATATGGTCAAAGAAGATATGTTATATGATATTTTGGGTCATGAAATCGCCCAAATTCATCAGGCAGGTAAAAAAAATCCTCCAGGAGTTGTAACTGGTTTAGCATGGACACCAGTAGGTGGAGATATATTGTTCATTGAAGGTGCTTTCATGCCAGGAACAGGTAAATTAACACTTACGGGTCAATTAGGTGATGTAATGAAAGAATCAGCTAAAATATCCCAAACATTGATTCGTTCAAGATTAGCATTTAACTTAAAGCATGTTGAATTTGATAAAAAAGATTTACACATACATGTTCCATCTGGGGCTATTCCAAAAGACGGGCCATCAGCAGGTGTGGCTCTTTTAACCACTATTGCCTCCCTTGTAACAGGTCATGAGGTAGATTCAAAATTGGCAATGACTGGCGAAATATCACTTCGAGGTGCAGTCTTACCAGTTGGTGGAATTAAAGAAAAAGTTATTGCAGCTCACAGAGCAGGAATAAAACGTGTTATCTTACCAAAAGATAATAAAAAAGATTTAGATGACATACCAGAAGATGTAAAGGATGAATTAGAGTTTATATTCGCTGAAACTGTGGAAGATGTTATAAAAGAAACTATTGGTATTGAATTACCTAAACCAATGATGATTGATACACCAACAAATCCTGTAACTGGTGGAACTGGAGCATGA
- a CDS encoding CPBP family intramembrane metalloprotease has product MKINWKLFIILLIMSIFGWFTVLPYTLTLQSNVLQNLPVPLYVLLLGQFIQSLILFVIAIIAGLYFAKRVGLGLPILEGWLEGKPVKEYLKSILPISVGLGIIAGILIIGLDYLFSFAGAAINITASQFTPPAWQGLLASFYGGINEEILLRLFLMTLIVWISFKIVSWILVKTKKIQIEKPGKAVMWFSIILAAIIFGIGHLPTVAAMAALTPILIVRTIILNSVGGIIFGWLYWKKGLESAMIAHFSADIVLHVIPALLIGAIL; this is encoded by the coding sequence ATGAAGATTAACTGGAAATTATTTATAATATTATTGATCATGAGTATTTTTGGATGGTTTACTGTATTACCCTATACTCTAACTCTCCAAAGCAATGTACTCCAAAATTTACCTGTACCACTTTATGTTTTATTATTAGGACAATTTATTCAAAGTCTAATATTATTTGTGATTGCTATCATTGCAGGTCTTTACTTTGCAAAAAGAGTGGGGCTTGGGCTTCCTATTTTAGAAGGTTGGCTTGAAGGTAAACCCGTTAAAGAATACCTTAAATCTATACTCCCTATATCCGTTGGACTTGGAATTATAGCAGGTATTTTGATAATTGGCTTAGATTACCTATTTTCATTTGCAGGTGCTGCCATTAATATTACAGCAAGTCAATTCACTCCTCCAGCATGGCAAGGATTACTAGCATCATTCTATGGGGGGATAAATGAAGAAATATTACTTAGGTTATTCTTGATGACCCTAATAGTGTGGATATCCTTTAAAATAGTTTCATGGATACTTGTTAAAACTAAAAAAATCCAGATTGAAAAACCAGGAAAAGCAGTTATGTGGTTTTCCATTATTTTAGCAGCGATTATATTTGGAATTGGTCATTTACCAACTGTCGCAGCAATGGCAGCTTTAACTCCAATTCTTATTGTCCGTACAATTATTTTAAACAGTGTTGGTGGAATCATCTTTGGATGGCTTTACTGGAAAAAGGGATTAGAATCTGCAATGATTGCGCATTTTTCTGCAGATATCGTCCTACACGTAATTCCTGCATTACTAATTGGTGCTATTTTATAA
- a CDS encoding ATP-binding protein, whose product MDYYHNEKIQKIFNYLKQPKSLKEIDLSSTFIINLILKLVSSYGSIKVLQIHEITGLNMDLVEECMRILEKEDFCVPTSGSFLFSSVEYTVTKQGREKANKMLSENQYVGLAPVPYAHYQKIMEIQLKDRFPTKIPDEVIKKAFKGVVGSKKAKQTLVEAAIGGNGFFIYGPPGTGKTFLTSKMSDLLSPIVIPKFIEFNEQVIQLFDPDFHRKCPEQPEDPRWVKIYAPYVFTGSELTLEKFETSYNHNKGLYETSPIIKANGGVLLLDDLGRQKEDHNALLNRLIVSMESKKDIIYIKGAPVVIETHFIPAFSTNLNITIFDEAHLRRAPLNIHLETPSTNEIIEVFKNNLDALGEKYDEKMIKRFEKVYTPLVSGGEQLQPTFAHARDIAQIAQAIRMRKNEERITEEILEDALNQHILIVLQRKFTPDIFARILEKKG is encoded by the coding sequence ATGGATTACTATCATAATGAGAAAATACAGAAAATTTTTAATTATTTAAAGCAACCTAAATCACTTAAAGAAATAGATCTTTCCAGTACTTTTATTATCAATTTAATTTTAAAATTAGTTTCATCTTATGGTAGTATCAAAGTACTGCAAATACATGAAATAACGGGCTTAAATATGGATTTAGTGGAAGAATGTATGCGAATTCTTGAAAAAGAGGATTTTTGTGTCCCTACAAGTGGAAGTTTTCTCTTTTCTAGTGTTGAATACACAGTAACAAAGCAGGGACGTGAAAAAGCAAATAAGATGTTAAGTGAAAACCAGTATGTAGGTTTAGCCCCTGTACCATATGCTCATTATCAAAAAATCATGGAAATTCAACTTAAAGACAGATTTCCAACAAAAATTCCTGATGAAGTTATAAAAAAAGCTTTTAAAGGGGTAGTTGGTTCAAAAAAAGCAAAACAAACATTAGTTGAAGCAGCAATAGGGGGTAATGGGTTTTTTATTTATGGACCTCCAGGAACAGGTAAAACATTTCTTACAAGCAAAATGTCAGATTTACTGTCTCCAATTGTAATTCCAAAATTTATAGAATTTAATGAACAGGTAATCCAACTTTTTGACCCGGATTTCCATAGAAAATGCCCTGAACAGCCTGAAGACCCACGGTGGGTTAAAATATATGCACCATATGTTTTCACTGGTTCAGAACTTACACTTGAAAAATTTGAAACCAGTTATAATCATAACAAGGGATTATATGAAACATCTCCCATAATAAAGGCTAATGGTGGAGTTTTACTTTTAGATGATCTTGGAAGGCAGAAAGAAGACCATAACGCGCTTTTAAATAGGTTAATAGTATCAATGGAAAGTAAAAAAGATATAATCTATATTAAAGGTGCGCCTGTAGTAATTGAAACTCATTTTATACCTGCATTTTCAACTAATTTGAATATAACCATATTTGATGAGGCACACCTTAGACGAGCACCTTTGAATATTCATCTGGAAACACCCTCAACAAACGAAATTATAGAAGTTTTTAAGAATAATTTAGATGCACTTGGAGAAAAATACGATGAAAAAATGATAAAAAGGTTTGAAAAGGTGTATACTCCTCTTGTTAGTGGTGGAGAGCAGCTTCAACCGACTTTTGCACATGCAAGGGATATTGCACAGATTGCACAGGCTATACGCATGAGGAAAAATGAGGAAAGAATAACTGAAGAAATCTTAGAAGACGCTTTAAATCAGCATATTTTAATAGTGCTTCAAAGGAAGTTCACCCCTGATATTTTTGCAAGAATTCTAGAGAAAAAAGGTTAA